The proteins below come from a single Oscillospiraceae bacterium genomic window:
- a CDS encoding sodium-dependent transporter: MESQKQREGFGSRLGFILVSAGCAIGIGNVWRFPTVTGQCGGGIFVLFYLLFLVLMGLPVLTMELAVGRAGRGAARAAYKTLEPEGSKWHIHGWFCMAGCTLLMMYYTTVSGWMLDYFVRFLTGSFDGLNAEQASSVFGEMLANPAEMVFWMAVITVAGFIVCGRGLQGGLEKVGKWMMSALLVLILVLVVHSFTLPGAGEGLAFYLLPDAGRAAEQGLGNVITAAMNQSFFTLSLGIGAIEIFGSYMDRRFTLPGEAARICVLDTFVAVCAGLIIFPACFSFGIAPDAGPSLIFITLPNVFTNMAGGRLWGTLFFLFMTFASFSTVIAVFENLIACACENFGWDRRRACVIGMTALVLLGLPCALGYSVWSFIQPLGAGSTVLDFEDFLVSNLLLPGGSLVYLLFCVTRWGWGFDGYTAECNTGDGLKMPRWVKPYFKYVLPVLIAVILVQGL, from the coding sequence ATGGAATCCCAAAAACAACGAGAGGGCTTCGGCTCGCGCCTTGGCTTCATCCTTGTCAGCGCCGGCTGCGCAATCGGCATCGGCAATGTCTGGCGGTTTCCCACCGTCACGGGGCAGTGCGGCGGCGGTATCTTTGTGCTGTTCTACCTGCTTTTTCTGGTGCTTATGGGGCTGCCGGTGCTGACGATGGAGCTGGCAGTCGGCCGGGCGGGCCGCGGCGCAGCACGCGCCGCGTACAAGACGCTGGAGCCGGAGGGCAGTAAGTGGCATATCCACGGCTGGTTCTGCATGGCGGGCTGCACGCTGCTGATGATGTATTACACGACCGTCTCAGGCTGGATGCTTGATTACTTTGTCCGGTTTTTGACAGGCAGCTTTGACGGACTGAACGCTGAGCAGGCGAGCAGCGTCTTTGGCGAGATGCTGGCCAACCCTGCCGAGATGGTGTTCTGGATGGCTGTCATCACGGTGGCGGGCTTCATCGTCTGCGGCCGCGGCCTGCAGGGCGGGCTGGAAAAGGTCGGCAAATGGATGATGAGCGCCCTGCTGGTGCTGATTTTGGTGCTGGTCGTCCACAGCTTTACGCTGCCCGGCGCGGGCGAGGGACTTGCCTTCTACCTGCTGCCGGATGCAGGGCGCGCTGCCGAGCAGGGCCTTGGGAATGTCATCACGGCGGCAATGAACCAGTCCTTCTTTACGCTGAGTCTTGGCATCGGCGCGATCGAGATCTTTGGCAGCTATATGGACCGCCGCTTTACCCTGCCCGGTGAGGCTGCGCGCATCTGCGTGCTGGACACCTTTGTGGCGGTCTGCGCGGGGCTGATCATCTTCCCGGCCTGCTTCTCCTTCGGTATTGCGCCCGATGCAGGCCCGAGCCTGATCTTCATCACGCTGCCCAATGTCTTTACGAATATGGCGGGCGGACGGCTGTGGGGCACGCTGTTTTTCCTGTTCATGACCTTTGCAAGCTTTTCCACGGTCATTGCCGTGTTTGAGAACCTCATCGCCTGCGCCTGCGAAAACTTTGGCTGGGACCGCCGCAGGGCCTGCGTCATCGGCATGACGGCGCTCGTCCTGCTGGGGCTGCCCTGTGCGCTGGGCTACAGTGTCTGGAGCTTTATCCAGCCTTTGGGTGCCGGTTCCACCGTGCTGGATTTCGAGGATTTCCTCGTCAGCAACCTGCTTCTGCCGGGCGGCAGCCTTGTGTATCTGCTGTTCTGCGTCACCCGCTGGGGCTGGGGCTTTGACGGCTACACGGCTGAGTGCAACACCGGTGACGGTCTCAAAATGCCGCGCTGGGTCAAGCCCTACTTCAAATATGTACTGCCCGTGCTGATTGCAGTGATTTTAGTGCAGGGACTTTAA
- a CDS encoding aminotransferase class I/II-fold pyridoxal phosphate-dependent enzyme, whose translation MLRFECDYGEGAAPAVLDLMQKTNFDQTPGYGEDAYCAKAAAQIRLLCDAPDAAVHFFVGATQANLTVIAAALRPWQGVLCADTGHIHVHETGSIEATGHKCLALPSKAGKITARQIRKAVEEHRANASHEHEVQPGMVYLSNPTEVGTLYTKEELTAISAACYELGLYLFVDGARMAYGLTSPANDLTLQDYAALCDVFYLGGTKCGALFGEAVVITNDELKGDFRYCIKQHGGMLAKGRLLGEQFLALLDGEDGSGCSLYFTMAKKADEQALRIRAAFEEKGCGLLHDSQTNQQFFVLPDAWYEKLAEGYAMTHMGKPDKHHTAVRICTSWATKDEAVEQLLADVKAL comes from the coding sequence ATGCTTCGTTTTGAATGTGACTATGGCGAGGGCGCAGCCCCCGCCGTGCTGGATCTTATGCAAAAGACCAATTTTGACCAGACCCCCGGCTATGGGGAGGATGCCTACTGCGCCAAGGCCGCCGCGCAGATCCGGCTGCTCTGCGATGCACCGGATGCTGCCGTGCATTTCTTTGTGGGCGCAACGCAGGCCAATCTGACGGTTATTGCCGCGGCACTGCGGCCGTGGCAGGGCGTGCTGTGCGCTGACACAGGCCATATCCATGTCCATGAGACCGGCTCCATCGAGGCCACCGGCCACAAATGTCTGGCACTGCCGTCCAAGGCAGGCAAGATCACTGCGCGCCAGATCCGCAAAGCGGTCGAGGAGCACCGCGCAAACGCCAGCCATGAGCATGAGGTTCAGCCCGGCATGGTCTACCTCTCCAACCCGACCGAGGTCGGCACCCTTTATACAAAGGAGGAGCTGACCGCCATTTCCGCCGCCTGCTATGAGTTGGGTCTTTACCTGTTTGTGGATGGCGCCCGCATGGCCTACGGCCTGACCAGCCCCGCCAACGACCTGACGCTGCAGGACTATGCGGCGCTCTGTGATGTGTTTTATCTGGGCGGCACCAAATGCGGCGCACTCTTTGGCGAGGCAGTCGTCATCACCAACGATGAGCTGAAGGGTGATTTCCGCTACTGCATCAAGCAGCACGGTGGCATGCTGGCCAAGGGCCGCCTGCTGGGTGAGCAGTTCCTTGCCCTGCTGGACGGCGAGGACGGCAGCGGCTGCAGCCTATATTTCACGATGGCCAAAAAGGCTGACGAGCAGGCGCTGCGCATCCGCGCCGCCTTCGAGGAAAAGGGCTGCGGTCTGCTGCACGATTCCCAGACGAACCAGCAGTTCTTTGTCCTGCCCGATGCATGGTACGAAAAGCTGGCTGAGGGCTATGCCATGACCCACATGGGCAAGCCCGACAAGCACCACACCGCTGTGCGCATCTGCACCAGCTGGGCGACGAAGGACGAGGCAGTGGAACAGCTTCTCGCCGATGTAAAAGCCCTGTAA
- a CDS encoding pyridoxamine 5'-phosphate oxidase family protein, with amino-acid sequence MKPNEEILEFLKENPTFYLATVDGYLPRVRPIGFAMWYNGHLCIALGKHKAAYKQLLDNTNLEICAANDRGEWLRVQGTANFDNTPEAQAAAFQVMPQLADLYNEETGNKLGIVYLDHLSAKLFSMSGTVKDIMNY; translated from the coding sequence ATGAAACCGAATGAAGAGATCCTGGAATTCCTGAAAGAGAATCCCACATTTTACCTTGCCACTGTCGATGGCTATCTGCCCCGCGTGCGTCCCATCGGCTTTGCGATGTGGTACAACGGCCACCTCTGCATTGCACTGGGCAAGCACAAGGCGGCCTACAAGCAGCTTTTGGACAACACAAATCTGGAGATCTGCGCCGCCAACGACCGCGGCGAGTGGCTGCGCGTACAGGGCACAGCCAACTTTGACAACACGCCCGAGGCTCAGGCCGCCGCGTTTCAGGTCATGCCCCAGCTTGCTGACCTGTACAACGAGGAGACCGGCAACAAGCTGGGCATCGTCTATCTGGATCATCTGTCCGCCAAGCTCTTCTCCATGTCCGGCACGGTGAAGGACATTATGAACTACTGA
- a CDS encoding helix-turn-helix domain-containing protein, whose translation MTLTDSNLRYLLAIHHLAQQNTEVSPLALAQVMGVTKPSVTSILTSLMKQGAVVRRRYGKIYITDRGVLYARYYDALVEKILQHFPLADMGFSPEECRSAAIAMAVALPAREIDEKCESLYGEDCREGS comes from the coding sequence ATGACCCTGACCGATTCCAACCTGCGGTATCTGCTGGCCATCCACCATCTGGCGCAGCAAAACACGGAGGTTTCCCCGCTGGCCCTCGCGCAGGTCATGGGCGTAACCAAGCCCAGCGTGACGAGCATTTTGACCAGCCTGATGAAGCAGGGGGCCGTTGTTCGGCGGCGGTACGGCAAGATCTATATCACCGACCGCGGCGTGCTTTACGCGCGGTATTATGATGCGCTGGTTGAAAAAATATTGCAGCATTTTCCGTTGGCAGACATGGGCTTTAGCCCCGAGGAATGCCGCAGCGCCGCCATCGCCATGGCAGTAGCGCTGCCTGCGAGGGAAATTGATGAGAAGTGCGAGAGCCTGTACGGGGAGGATTGTAGGGAGGGGTCTTGA
- a CDS encoding TetR/AcrR family transcriptional regulator, with protein sequence MNAKGDANRSVRMTKQRLYQALITLLQQKSLREITVRELTELAGISRGTFYFHYTDIYALMDQMEAAQLKRLNELMDTLIPSISQEDVPTALVALFTYLTENPDLCAALYGKSWESEFTSSVKRLIAERCWGNFAPTGGTEDQKYMLSFAVNGCFGTIAAWQENQFQPPPAEIARITWQAIRAVMEQL encoded by the coding sequence ATGAACGCCAAGGGGGACGCCAACCGCAGTGTGCGCATGACCAAGCAGCGGCTGTATCAGGCGCTGATCACGCTGCTGCAGCAAAAAAGTCTGCGTGAGATCACGGTGCGTGAATTGACGGAGCTGGCCGGTATCAGCCGCGGCACATTCTACTTTCATTACACCGATATTTATGCCCTGATGGACCAGATGGAGGCCGCCCAGCTGAAGCGGCTGAATGAGCTGATGGATACCCTGATCCCCAGCATCTCGCAGGAGGATGTCCCCACAGCGCTGGTGGCGCTGTTTACCTATTTGACCGAGAACCCCGACCTGTGCGCCGCTCTCTACGGCAAAAGCTGGGAGTCGGAGTTTACCTCCAGCGTAAAGCGGCTCATAGCCGAGCGCTGCTGGGGCAATTTTGCCCCCACCGGCGGGACTGAGGATCAGAAATATATGCTTTCCTTTGCGGTCAACGGCTGCTTTGGTACGATTGCGGCCTGGCAGGAAAATCAGTTCCAGCCGCCGCCGGCTGAGATTGCTCGCATTACCTGGCAGGCGATACGCGCCGTGATGGAGCAGCTGTAA
- a CDS encoding ferrous iron transport protein A produces the protein MPLTMSKAGDTVTIQKITGKDEVRQHLAELGFVVGETVTIVSEISGNLIIQVKEARIALDKTLAMRIIVG, from the coding sequence ATGCCTTTAACCATGTCCAAAGCAGGCGATACCGTCACCATCCAGAAGATCACCGGCAAGGATGAGGTTCGCCAGCATCTGGCCGAGCTCGGCTTTGTCGTGGGCGAGACCGTTACCATCGTCAGCGAGATCAGCGGCAACCTGATCATTCAGGTCAAAGAGGCCCGCATCGCGCTGGACAAGACGCTGGCCATGCGTATCATTGTCGGCTGA
- the thiT gene encoding energy-coupled thiamine transporter ThiT, with the protein MSKTYSKTRTLVECALMIALGTVLANIKIYELPNGGSITLFSMLPFIMISFRHGVKWGLFTGFVNSLLQMLLGFYAPPAPGLLPLVGMILLDYVLAFTLLGLACVIAKPFQNRLVGVAVGTAVVCFIRFMCSFLSGVLIWGNLSDGLPAWTYSLTYNGSYMLPETILTTVAAVLIYKAAPQLFAAQEQ; encoded by the coding sequence ATGTCCAAAACCTATTCCAAGACCCGTACCCTCGTCGAGTGCGCCCTGATGATCGCCCTCGGCACGGTGCTGGCCAACATCAAGATCTATGAGCTGCCCAACGGCGGCTCCATCACGCTGTTCAGCATGCTGCCGTTCATCATGATCTCCTTCCGCCACGGCGTGAAGTGGGGCCTTTTCACCGGCTTTGTCAACAGCCTGCTGCAGATGCTGCTGGGCTTCTACGCACCTCCGGCACCCGGCCTGCTGCCGCTGGTGGGCATGATTTTGCTGGACTATGTGCTGGCCTTCACCCTGCTGGGGCTGGCCTGTGTCATCGCAAAGCCGTTCCAGAATCGCCTCGTCGGCGTGGCCGTCGGCACGGCGGTCGTCTGCTTCATCCGCTTTATGTGCAGCTTCCTGTCCGGCGTGCTGATCTGGGGCAACCTGAGCGACGGTCTGCCCGCTTGGACGTACAGCCTGACCTACAACGGCAGCTACATGCTGCCGGAAACCATCCTGACGACTGTTGCCGCCGTGCTGATCTACAAGGCCGCTCCGCAGCTGTTTGCGGCGCAGGAGCAGTAA
- a CDS encoding HD domain-containing protein, whose product MKIDRARAQRAFADYAAHYNTADPKVKLKIDHTYRVAALCGRIAESLSLPQQDIDLAWLSGILHDVGRFEQLRRYNTFIDAQSVSHAALSVSVLFDEGRIRDYLDDTNADSLLRAAVEWHSAFRLPDGLDERTQRFCQILRDADKIDILRVNVETPMEEIYNVTTAQLRQSPVTPAVLDAFYEHHCVLHSLKKWPADNAVGHASLVFELCYPESLRIVDAQGWLWKLLAFKTDNPDTAQAFEKIAAEMKRWLKANGC is encoded by the coding sequence ATGAAAATCGACCGTGCCCGCGCGCAGCGGGCCTTTGCCGACTATGCTGCGCATTACAACACCGCTGACCCGAAGGTAAAGCTTAAGATCGACCACACCTACCGCGTGGCAGCCCTCTGCGGCAGGATCGCCGAAAGTCTTTCGCTGCCGCAGCAGGACATCGACCTTGCATGGCTGAGCGGCATACTGCACGATGTGGGCCGCTTTGAACAGCTGCGCCGGTACAACACCTTTATTGATGCGCAGTCGGTCAGCCATGCCGCGCTGAGCGTCTCGGTCCTGTTTGACGAGGGGCGTATCCGGGACTATCTCGATGACACCAACGCCGACAGCCTGCTGCGCGCGGCGGTGGAATGGCACAGTGCCTTCCGCCTGCCGGACGGGCTGGATGAACGCACGCAGCGGTTCTGCCAGATCCTGCGGGACGCCGATAAAATCGACATCCTGCGCGTCAATGTCGAGACCCCGATGGAGGAAATTTACAATGTCACCACAGCCCAGCTGCGCCAAAGCCCTGTGACCCCGGCTGTGCTGGACGCCTTTTATGAGCATCACTGCGTGCTGCACAGCCTGAAAAAATGGCCCGCGGACAACGCCGTGGGCCATGCATCTCTGGTATTTGAGCTGTGCTATCCCGAAAGCTTGCGGATCGTAGACGCGCAGGGGTGGCTCTGGAAGCTGCTGGCCTTCAAAACCGACAACCCCGACACCGCACAGGCGTTTGAAAAGATCGCCGCAGAAATGAAGCGGTGGCTCAAAGCCAACGGCTGTTAA
- a CDS encoding LL-diaminopimelate aminotransferase, translated as MQLNPHYAELNESYLFSTIAHKVADYQKAHPDADIIRLGIGDVTLPLAASVTEAMHRAVEEQGHKDTFHGYIPSEQGYEFLRDAIRSYYADHGVALDMSEIFVSDGAKSDLGNLLDLFSQDNTILVPDPVYPVYVDDNVMAGRKILYLPATAENHFLPMPDEAPHADIVYICSPNNPTGATYSVEQLKAWVAWAKANDAVILFDAAYECFVTEKGLARSIFEVEGAKEVAIEVCSFSKIAGFTGTRCGYTIVPQALAGGKLNKMWLRRQTTKFNGVAYVVQRGAEAVFTEEGMREIQQNLDYYRTNAAVIASALDEAGIWYCGGKNSPYLWLRCPNGMGSWEFFDWLLENAHVVGTPGEGFGPCGKGYFRLTAFGDAARTREAAARIKAALAKL; from the coding sequence ATGCAGCTGAATCCGCATTACGCAGAATTGAATGAGAGCTATCTCTTCAGCACCATCGCCCACAAGGTGGCCGACTACCAGAAGGCCCACCCCGATGCCGACATCATCCGTTTGGGCATCGGCGATGTCACGCTGCCGCTGGCCGCATCGGTGACGGAGGCAATGCACCGCGCGGTCGAGGAGCAGGGCCATAAGGATACCTTCCACGGCTACATTCCCAGCGAGCAGGGCTACGAGTTTCTGCGCGATGCCATCCGCAGCTACTATGCTGACCACGGCGTTGCGCTGGATATGTCAGAGATTTTTGTGTCTGACGGTGCCAAGAGCGATCTGGGCAATCTGCTCGACTTGTTCAGTCAGGACAACACGATCCTTGTGCCCGACCCGGTCTACCCGGTCTATGTGGACGACAATGTGATGGCCGGCCGCAAAATACTCTACCTGCCCGCCACGGCGGAGAACCACTTCCTGCCGATGCCGGACGAAGCGCCCCATGCGGATATTGTTTACATCTGCAGCCCCAATAACCCCACCGGCGCAACCTATTCGGTAGAGCAGCTCAAGGCTTGGGTCGCATGGGCCAAGGCCAACGATGCCGTCATCCTGTTTGACGCCGCGTATGAGTGCTTCGTGACCGAAAAGGGTCTGGCCCGCAGCATCTTCGAGGTCGAGGGTGCCAAGGAGGTTGCCATTGAGGTCTGCAGCTTCTCCAAGATCGCGGGCTTTACCGGCACGCGCTGCGGCTACACCATCGTGCCGCAGGCGCTGGCAGGCGGCAAGCTGAACAAGATGTGGCTGCGCCGCCAGACCACCAAATTCAACGGCGTTGCCTATGTTGTGCAGCGCGGTGCCGAGGCCGTCTTTACCGAGGAGGGTATGCGGGAGATCCAGCAGAATCTGGATTACTACCGCACCAATGCCGCCGTCATCGCGTCCGCGCTGGACGAGGCCGGCATCTGGTACTGCGGCGGCAAAAACAGCCCCTACCTCTGGCTGCGCTGCCCCAACGGAATGGGCAGCTGGGAATTCTTTGACTGGCTGCTGGAAAACGCCCATGTTGTCGGTACCCCCGGCGAGGGCTTCGGCCCCTGCGGCAAGGGATATTTCCGCCTGACTGCGTTCGGCGATGCCGCGCGCACCAGGGAGGCTGCCGCGCGCATCAAAGCCGCGCTGGCAAAACTGTGA
- a CDS encoding ferrous iron transport protein A gives MKTLKDAQVGETVTVAKLHGEGPVKRRIMDMGLTKGTSVYVRKVAPLGDPMELTVRNYELSVRKADAEMIEVE, from the coding sequence ATGAAGACTCTGAAAGATGCACAGGTCGGCGAGACCGTTACCGTTGCCAAGCTGCACGGCGAAGGCCCTGTCAAGCGCCGTATCATGGACATGGGCCTGACCAAGGGCACCAGCGTCTATGTCCGCAAGGTGGCCCCTCTGGGCGACCCGATGGAGCTGACGGTCCGCAACTATGAGCTCAGCGTCCGCAAGGCAGACGCCGAGATGATCGAGGTTGAGTGA
- a CDS encoding FeoB-associated Cys-rich membrane protein encodes MMEFLATNFNLPTIIVSIIVFGGTGWLMYHEHKTGGLGCCDGSCGGGGCGGHGGCTGNCKTCGGACHSN; translated from the coding sequence ATGATGGAATTTTTGGCGACTAACTTCAACCTGCCTACGATCATCGTTTCGATTATCGTCTTCGGCGGTACCGGCTGGCTTATGTACCATGAGCACAAGACCGGTGGCCTTGGCTGCTGCGATGGCTCCTGCGGGGGCGGCGGATGCGGCGGTCACGGCGGCTGCACAGGGAACTGCAAAACCTGCGGTGGCGCCTGCCACAGCAACTAA
- a CDS encoding cation transporter, translated as MANIIIVLLLAAAVGYGIYSFVHHLRCGGGCCGEHEAAAKKIRVADRNRSHYPHRLVLGVDGMTCQNCQRRVENALNAMPGTWAAADLAAQQVSILTKETPDEVAIRQAIRDAGYLPLRTTVKQ; from the coding sequence ATGGCAAACATTATTATCGTTCTGCTCTTAGCGGCTGCAGTCGGCTACGGCATCTACAGCTTTGTACATCATCTGCGCTGCGGCGGGGGCTGCTGCGGTGAGCATGAGGCTGCCGCCAAAAAAATACGGGTGGCCGACCGCAACCGCAGCCACTACCCCCATCGGCTGGTGCTGGGTGTGGACGGCATGACCTGCCAGAACTGCCAGCGCCGTGTTGAAAACGCCCTCAACGCGATGCCCGGTACTTGGGCCGCCGCCGATCTGGCCGCACAGCAGGTGAGCATCCTGACCAAGGAAACGCCCGATGAGGTGGCTATCCGTCAAGCGATCCGCGATGCTGGCTACCTGCCCCTGCGCACGACCGTCAAGCAGTAA
- the feoB gene encoding ferrous iron transport protein B produces the protein MAIKIALAGNPNCGKTTLFNSLTGSNQYVGNWPGVTVEKKEGKLKGHDDVVIQDLPGIYSLSPYTLEEVVARGYLVNEKPDAILNIIDGTNIERNLYLTTQLIELGIPVVMAVNMIDLVRKNGDKIDLKKLSNELGCEAIEISALKNEGSDKAAELAVAAAKKGKAGELPHVFTGSVEHAIAHIEESIQGKVDDRFLRWYAVKLFERDDKVQAELNLSKELLDHLDAHIADCEKEMDDDAESIITNQRYAYINGVVDKAVKKKPRTENLTASDKIDQFVTNRILALPIFAAIMWLMYAIAMGTSVADGGIGIGTFATDWTNDVLFGEIVPNALGGLLESIGVADWLYGLIMDGIVAGVGAVLGFVPQMLVLFFLLSILEDVGYMARVAFIMDRIFRKFGLSGKSFIPMLVGTGCGVPGVMASRTIENERDRRMTIMTTCFIPCGAKMPIIGLFAGALFGGSSWVATSAYFIGFAAIIISGIILKKTKLFAGDPAPFVMELPAYHVPAWGNVLRATWERGWSFIKRAGTVILASTIILWFLQGFGFENGAFTMVEDQDNSILAIVASAISWIFIPQGFGDWRATVASISGLIAKENVVGTFGVLYHYADELSENGDEIWPEVAANFTAISAYSFMIFNLLCAPCFAAMGAIKREMNNGKWTAIAIGYMCLLAYCASLVVYQIGGLITGEVGFNFFTIVAVAIIAFTIYLLFRPNKYEGVNEVQFESKKAVASK, from the coding sequence ATGGCAATTAAAATTGCTCTGGCAGGCAACCCGAACTGCGGTAAAACCACCCTGTTCAACAGCCTGACCGGTTCTAACCAGTATGTCGGCAACTGGCCCGGCGTTACCGTTGAGAAGAAGGAAGGCAAGCTGAAGGGCCACGACGATGTCGTGATTCAGGACCTGCCCGGTATCTACTCGCTGTCTCCCTACACGCTGGAGGAAGTTGTTGCCCGCGGCTACCTCGTCAACGAAAAGCCTGATGCCATCCTCAACATCATTGACGGCACCAACATCGAGCGCAACCTTTATCTGACCACCCAGCTTATTGAGCTGGGCATCCCCGTGGTCATGGCCGTCAACATGATCGACCTCGTCCGCAAGAACGGCGACAAGATCGACCTGAAGAAGCTGTCCAACGAGCTGGGCTGCGAGGCCATCGAGATCTCCGCCCTGAAGAACGAGGGCAGCGACAAGGCCGCCGAGCTGGCCGTTGCCGCCGCCAAGAAGGGCAAGGCAGGCGAGCTGCCCCACGTCTTCACCGGCAGCGTGGAGCATGCCATCGCCCACATCGAGGAGTCCATTCAGGGCAAGGTCGATGACCGCTTCCTGCGCTGGTACGCCGTCAAGCTGTTCGAGCGTGACGACAAGGTGCAGGCTGAGCTGAACCTGAGCAAGGAGCTGCTGGACCACCTCGATGCACATATCGCTGACTGCGAGAAGGAGATGGATGATGACGCCGAGAGCATCATCACCAACCAGCGCTATGCCTACATCAACGGCGTTGTTGACAAGGCCGTCAAAAAGAAGCCCCGCACCGAGAACCTGACCGCCTCCGATAAGATCGACCAGTTCGTCACCAACCGTATTCTGGCGCTGCCGATCTTCGCAGCCATCATGTGGCTGATGTATGCCATCGCAATGGGCACCTCCGTTGCGGACGGCGGCATCGGCATCGGCACCTTTGCCACCGACTGGACCAACGATGTCCTGTTCGGCGAGATCGTCCCCAACGCTCTGGGCGGCCTGCTGGAGAGCATCGGCGTGGCGGACTGGCTGTACGGCCTGATCATGGACGGCATCGTTGCCGGCGTCGGCGCGGTTCTGGGCTTCGTTCCCCAGATGCTCGTTCTGTTCTTCCTGCTGTCCATTCTGGAGGATGTCGGCTATATGGCCCGCGTTGCCTTCATTATGGACCGTATCTTCCGCAAGTTCGGCCTGTCTGGCAAGAGCTTCATCCCCATGCTGGTCGGCACCGGCTGCGGTGTTCCCGGTGTCATGGCCTCCCGTACCATCGAGAATGAGCGCGACCGCCGTATGACGATCATGACCACCTGCTTCATTCCCTGCGGTGCCAAGATGCCCATCATCGGCCTGTTCGCAGGTGCTCTGTTCGGCGGCAGCAGCTGGGTTGCCACCTCCGCTTACTTCATTGGCTTCGCGGCCATCATCATCTCCGGCATTATCCTGAAGAAAACGAAGCTGTTCGCCGGTGATCCTGCTCCGTTCGTTATGGAGCTGCCCGCCTACCATGTGCCCGCATGGGGCAATGTCCTGCGCGCTACTTGGGAGCGCGGCTGGTCCTTCATCAAGCGTGCCGGCACCGTCATTCTGGCCTCCACCATCATCCTGTGGTTCCTGCAGGGCTTCGGCTTCGAGAACGGTGCCTTCACGATGGTCGAGGATCAGGACAACTCCATTCTGGCTATCGTTGCAAGCGCAATTTCTTGGATCTTTATCCCGCAGGGCTTCGGCGATTGGCGCGCAACCGTTGCGTCCATCTCCGGCCTGATTGCCAAGGAGAATGTTGTCGGTACCTTCGGCGTTCTGTATCACTATGCTGACGAGCTGTCTGAGAACGGCGACGAGATCTGGCCCGAGGTTGCTGCCAACTTCACCGCGATCTCCGCTTACAGCTTCATGATCTTCAACCTGCTGTGCGCCCCCTGCTTTGCTGCTATGGGCGCCATCAAGCGCGAGATGAACAACGGCAAGTGGACGGCTATCGCCATCGGCTATATGTGCCTGCTGGCTTACTGCGCTTCTCTGGTCGTCTATCAGATCGGCGGCCTGATCACCGGTGAGGTCGGCTTCAACTTCTTCACCATCGTTGCTGTCGCTATTATCGCCTTCACGATCTACCTGCTGTTCCGCCCCAACAAGTACGAGGGTGTCAACGAGGTTCAGTTCGAGTCCAAGAAGGCTGTTGCTTCCAAGTAA
- a CDS encoding glucose PTS transporter subunit IIA: MGFFDFLKKSAAPAAPAEPTFPMMLAADAKGAFVPMENIPDEVFAQGILGTCCGINPSEGKVFAPAGGEITQAPDSGHALGIMADGGVEILIHVGVDTVEMKGDGFSPKVKVGDKVKKGDLLLEMDLGKIAAAGHPAVVITVVTNTDDFKAVEVVASGDVEPGADLIKVSK, encoded by the coding sequence ATGGGATTTTTTGATTTTCTGAAGAAATCTGCTGCACCTGCCGCACCTGCGGAGCCGACCTTCCCCATGATGCTGGCTGCTGATGCCAAGGGCGCCTTTGTGCCGATGGAGAACATCCCCGATGAGGTGTTTGCACAGGGCATTCTGGGCACCTGCTGCGGCATTAACCCCAGCGAGGGCAAGGTCTTTGCCCCTGCCGGCGGCGAGATCACCCAGGCCCCCGACAGCGGCCATGCGCTGGGTATTATGGCTGACGGCGGCGTTGAGATCCTGATTCATGTCGGCGTGGATACCGTTGAGATGAAGGGTGACGGCTTCAGCCCGAAGGTCAAGGTCGGCGATAAGGTAAAGAAGGGCGATCTGCTGCTGGAGATGGATCTGGGCAAGATCGCAGCTGCCGGTCACCCTGCCGTGGTCATCACGGTCGTGACCAACACCGATGACTTCAAGGCAGTCGAGGTCGTGGCCTCCGGCGATGTCGAGCCGGGCGCAGACCTCATCAAGGTCAGCAAGTAA